Proteins from a single region of Gossypium arboreum isolate Shixiya-1 chromosome 1, ASM2569848v2, whole genome shotgun sequence:
- the LOC108481394 gene encoding aspartic proteinase nepenthesin-2-like, which produces MARIPVFTVAILLFFIASFQASSATSKPTGLSMKLIRRDLLFPGNLTTFQRIRRLVQLSVRAQNFNSFPSLNQSEDNVLVRLPIGRVPESYAYVVEFKIGSQLHPVKLLMDTGSSLIWTQCEPCIQCYPQKVPIYDSRTSTSYSKLPCTHELCQGENNRFRCYNNECVYNIQYGATSRRNSPRTKGVASFEAFQFPVDTVHTTVINDMIFGCSNDNPNIDFANGQVSGILGLSRGPDGLASQLAKRGIIENRFSYCLVPFHDVLRQPTILRFGDDIPIPVGNLQYTDFILYPGRNHYYVELLDISVGFQKMGFESIPGMFELRQDGSGGSLIDSGTVVSTIDENTVGRNAYKEVMAAFQAYYDKKKFRRKGGQVEEKFELCYYNKAGFRDFVTMTLHFEGGDYFIDGKYMHYFADEEEEGEGYFCVALFKSSKTILGAWQQQNVRIIYDMNGGGFQWITETCANDHFP; this is translated from the coding sequence ATGGCTCGAATCCCCGTTTTCACCGTTGCTATACTACTCTTCTTCATAGCTTCTTTTCAAGCCTCTTCTGCAACTTCCAAACCTACTGGTCTAAGCATGAAGCTCATCCGAAGGGACTTATTGTTCCCTGGAAACCTCACTACATTCCAAAGAATAAGAAGATTGGTGCAACTTTCAGTTAGAGCTCAAAATTTCAATTCTTTTCCGAGTCTCAATCAATCAGAGGATAATGTCCTAGTACGTTTACCTATAGGTCGTGTTCCTGAGAGTTATGCATATGTGGTCGAGTTTAAAATCGGAAGCCAGCTCCATCCGGTGAAGTTGCTGATGGATACAGGAAGTAGTCTGATTTGGACACAGTGTGAGCCTTGCATACAATGCTATCCGCAGAAGGTCCCCATTTACGATTCTCGAACTTCCACGAGCTACAGCAAACTTCCATGCACTCATGAACTTTGTCAAGGCGAAAACAATCGGTTCAGGTGTTATAATAACGAATGTGTCTACAACATACAATATGGTGCTACATCTCGGCGTAATTCACCTAGAACCAAAGGTGTTGCATCTTTCGAAGCATTCCAGTTTCCTGTTGATACCGTCCACACTACAGTGATTAATGATATGATATTCGGATGCTCCAATGACAACCCAAATATTGATTTTGCGAATGGTCAGGTTTCGGGAATTCTAGGATTAAGCAGGGGACCAGATGGACTAGCAAGCCAGTTAGCCAAGAGAGGCATCATTGAGAATCGATTCTCATATTGCTTAGTCCCTTTCCATGATGTATTGAGGCAACCGACTATCCTGAGGTTCGGAGACGATATCCCCATACCTGTAGGAAATCTTCAATATACCGACTTCATACTGTACCCCGGTCGTAACCATTACTACGTTGAATTGTTAGATATCAGTGTCGGATTCCAGAAAATGGGGTTCGAGTCAATACCTGGAATGTTCGAGCTTAGGCAAGATGGCTCAGGTGGTTCACTCATAGACTCAGGGACTGTGGTTAGCACCATTGATGAAAACACCGTAGGACGCAATGCATACAAGGAAGTGATGGCAGCGTTTCAAGCTTATTATGACAAGAAAAAATTCCGAAGAAAGGGCGGCCAAGTGGAAGAAAAGTTTGAGCTATGTTACTATAACAAGGCTGGATTTAGAGATTTCGTGACAATGACCCTACATTTCGAGGGTGGGGACTATTTCATAGATGGAAAATATATGCACTACTTCGCCGACGAGGAAGAGGAAGGGGAAGGGTATTTTTGTGTGGCATTGTTTAAATCATCGAAAACTATATTAGGAGCATGGCAGCAACAAAACGTGCGTATCATATATGATATGAACGGTGGTGGATTCCAATGGATTACCGAGACCTGTGCTAATGATCATTTCCCATGA